The following proteins come from a genomic window of Nostoc sp. ATCC 53789:
- a CDS encoding NAD(P) transhydrogenase subunit alpha — translation MTEALLAALFVFVLASFIGFEVINKIPPTLHTPLMSGSNAISGIAVLGAIVAAGARDTSVSVILGLIAVVLATINVVGGFLVTDRMLQMFKKKEIKA, via the coding sequence ATGACAGAGGCATTACTTGCTGCTTTGTTTGTATTTGTGTTGGCATCATTTATCGGCTTTGAAGTCATCAACAAAATCCCACCGACTCTACACACGCCCTTAATGTCAGGCTCAAACGCGATTTCTGGGATTGCGGTACTGGGAGCAATAGTTGCTGCTGGTGCGAGAGATACGAGTGTGTCAGTAATTCTTGGTTTGATTGCTGTGGTATTAGCAACAATCAACGTTGTGGGTGGTTTTTTAGTGACAGACAGAATGTTGCAAATGTTCAAGAAGAAGGAGATTAAGGCGTGA
- a CDS encoding NAD(P)(+) transhydrogenase (Re/Si-specific) subunit beta, giving the protein MSDFLPTGIQLTYLVAASLFILGLKKLGSPATARNGNIVAAVGMLLAIVATMLDQHVLNYEMILLGLAIGSGIGAIVAYKVQMTEMPQMVGLLNGLGGAASALVAVAEFWRLLDNSQPIPLDVNISMLLDVLIGGVTFTGSFLAFAKLQGLISGSPITFPFQQPFNLLLLGAYIVGSAYLIITPDSLPIFLGVVGVSLVLGVMFVIPIGGGDMPVVISLLNSLSGVAAAAAGFVVMNNMLIIAGALVGASGLILTEIMCKAMNRSLFSVLFSAFGTGSSSGGGAASGGATDQSVRSIDPEEGAMMLGYARSVVIVPGYGMAVAQAQHSVRELSDQLEKMGVDVKYAIHPVAGRMPGHMNVLLAEANVPYTQLYDMDDINPQFDQADVALVIGANDVVNPAARSDTNSPIYGMPILEVDRAKQTIVIKRGMSTGFAGVDNELFYKDKTTMLFGSAKDMVAKLVSEVKQL; this is encoded by the coding sequence GTGAGCGACTTTTTACCAACTGGCATTCAGCTGACGTACTTAGTCGCTGCATCGTTATTCATTCTGGGCTTGAAAAAGCTGGGATCGCCTGCTACTGCGAGAAACGGTAATATCGTAGCGGCTGTGGGGATGCTGCTGGCAATTGTGGCGACAATGCTCGATCAGCATGTGTTGAACTACGAGATGATATTGTTGGGCTTGGCGATTGGATCGGGAATTGGTGCGATCGTTGCCTACAAAGTCCAAATGACCGAAATGCCCCAAATGGTGGGTTTACTCAATGGTTTGGGCGGTGCGGCTTCCGCATTAGTAGCCGTTGCCGAATTCTGGCGGTTATTAGATAATTCTCAGCCGATACCCTTAGATGTCAACATTTCCATGCTGTTGGATGTGTTAATTGGTGGTGTTACCTTCACAGGTAGTTTTCTAGCCTTTGCTAAATTGCAAGGTTTAATTAGCGGTTCTCCGATTACATTTCCTTTCCAGCAACCATTTAACCTCTTGCTTTTGGGTGCTTATATAGTAGGTAGTGCCTATTTAATCATCACACCAGATAGCTTACCCATATTCTTGGGAGTGGTTGGTGTTTCTTTAGTTCTAGGCGTGATGTTTGTCATCCCTATTGGTGGCGGCGATATGCCAGTAGTAATCTCGCTGTTGAACTCGTTGTCAGGTGTGGCGGCGGCGGCGGCTGGGTTCGTGGTGATGAACAATATGTTAATCATCGCTGGTGCTTTGGTAGGAGCATCTGGCTTAATCCTCACCGAAATTATGTGTAAGGCGATGAACCGCTCCTTATTTAGTGTGCTGTTCAGCGCTTTTGGTACAGGTTCTAGTTCTGGTGGTGGTGCTGCTAGTGGTGGTGCAACCGATCAAAGCGTCCGCAGTATCGATCCTGAAGAAGGGGCGATGATGTTGGGTTATGCCCGTTCTGTGGTAATTGTGCCTGGTTATGGTATGGCAGTTGCCCAAGCGCAACATAGCGTCCGGGAATTGTCAGATCAGTTAGAAAAAATGGGCGTTGATGTCAAGTATGCCATTCACCCCGTTGCTGGAAGAATGCCGGGGCACATGAATGTGTTACTTGCAGAGGCAAATGTGCCTTATACACAGTTGTACGACATGGATGATATTAATCCCCAGTTCGATCAAGCGGATGTCGCTTTAGTAATTGGGGCAAATGATGTGGTAAATCCGGCGGCGCGGAGTGATACAAATAGCCCGATTTATGGTATGCCGATTTTGGAAGTAGATCGAGCGAAGCAGACGATTGTAATTAAGCGCGGGATGAGTACGGGTTTTGCCGGTGTAGATAATGAGTTGTTCTACAAGGATAAAACTACGATGCTTTTTGGTAGCGCTAAGGATATGGTGGCGAAGTTGGTTTCGGAAGTGAAGCAACTTTAA
- a CDS encoding GAF domain-containing protein produces the protein MENSSTTQPIEPNSEQQESHSDVTYSLRQNEQQKALSGVIARIRESLDIETIFKITVTEVRQLLKSDRVGVFRFYPDLAWEGEFIYEDVATEWDSALAAKLRDHCFSEEFAELYQQGRIKAMADIYQVNASDCYIQILEKFQVRANITAPLIKGKDLWGLLCIHQCGSPRQWEASEIEFVQLIAEHLGVALQQADYLEQVKLQSAELAQAKAREKAAQWQKTIAITIEKIRQSLDLKSIFHTSTAELRQLLNADRVAIYRFNPDWSGEFVFESVAEGWISLIDEQLQRPELSENVSECSAKDLAKPPVADTYLQDTEGGSFSLCEVYRVCNDIYNSGFSDCYIKILEIYQARAYVIIAIYHGQKLWGLLAAYQNARIRDWQKDEVYLLTQVGTQLGVALQQAEFIQQMQIQAADISKAAERQRALANTVEKIRQSLDIEAIFKTTTQEVRRLLEVERVAIYRFYPDWSGEFVADSIVDGWTPMVKPQPVTEGVLVQGKQAGKYARNEVFVPISQGEKLWGLLVAYQNSQPRYWQDEEINLLAQVGAQLGVALQQAESLKQMQVQAQKLAKAAERERKAAEREKALAATVEKIRQSLDIDTIFATSAEEVRRLLEVDRVTIYQFKTDWSGEFVAESLAQGWTPVKEILPVVADDYLQQTQGGNFANGESIAIKDIYSANYSICHITLLELMEARAYIIVPIFQGDKLWGLLAAYQNLKPRDWQKDEVDLLMQIGTQLGVGLQQAELLEQTQRQKEELTQTLKELQNTQSQLIQSEKMAGLGQLVAGIAHEINNPISFIYGNIIYVTEHAENLFKLLRLYQKQYPKGTGEIQKQAAAMDLDFISDDLPKILTSMKMGAERISQLVLSLRIFSRLDETGIKPVNLHEGIDSTLLILQHRLQPQTNSFAIEVIKEYGELPPVVCYAAQMNQVFMNILNNAIDALENSATCGKKIDNPKIWIRTEIIEGNSILIWIADNGCGIPEMMRSRIFEPFFTTKQPGQGIGLGLSISYQIIVEKHGGNIKCVSEPGNGCEFWIEIPIKGIVG, from the coding sequence ATGGAAAACTCCTCTACTACTCAACCCATAGAACCAAATTCAGAACAGCAAGAGTCTCATTCAGATGTGACATACTCCTTGCGTCAGAATGAGCAACAAAAAGCCTTATCTGGAGTTATTGCCCGTATTCGGGAGTCTCTAGACATAGAAACTATCTTCAAAATTACAGTCACTGAAGTTCGCCAACTTCTAAAAAGCGATCGAGTTGGCGTGTTTCGTTTTTATCCTGATTTGGCATGGGAAGGGGAATTTATCTATGAAGATGTGGCAACAGAATGGGATTCGGCATTAGCAGCCAAACTGCGCGACCACTGCTTTAGTGAGGAGTTCGCAGAACTATATCAGCAAGGCCGGATTAAAGCAATGGCTGATATTTATCAAGTTAATGCCAGTGATTGCTACATCCAGATTCTAGAAAAATTCCAAGTACGTGCCAATATAACTGCCCCCTTGATCAAAGGTAAAGATTTATGGGGATTGTTGTGTATTCATCAGTGTGGTAGTCCTCGACAATGGGAAGCATCAGAAATTGAGTTTGTGCAATTAATCGCCGAACATCTAGGGGTTGCTTTACAGCAAGCAGACTACCTAGAACAAGTAAAACTACAATCAGCAGAACTAGCACAAGCAAAAGCCAGAGAAAAAGCAGCCCAATGGCAGAAAACCATAGCCATAACCATTGAGAAAATTCGTCAGTCTCTAGACTTAAAAAGCATTTTCCACACAAGCACCGCAGAACTTAGACAGTTGCTAAATGCTGATCGCGTGGCTATTTATCGCTTCAATCCCGATTGGAGTGGTGAATTCGTGTTTGAATCAGTGGCAGAGGGTTGGATTTCCCTCATTGATGAACAATTACAGCGACCGGAATTGAGTGAAAATGTCAGTGAATGTAGCGCCAAAGATTTAGCTAAACCTCCAGTCGCTGATACCTACTTGCAAGATACAGAGGGTGGTAGCTTCAGCCTCTGTGAAGTTTATCGTGTTTGTAATGATATTTATAATTCAGGCTTTAGTGACTGCTACATTAAAATCTTAGAGATATATCAAGCAAGAGCTTATGTGATTATTGCCATTTACCACGGTCAGAAGCTCTGGGGCTTGCTAGCAGCATACCAAAATGCCAGAATCCGTGATTGGCAAAAAGATGAGGTTTACTTGCTTACCCAAGTTGGCACTCAACTAGGTGTGGCTTTGCAGCAAGCAGAATTTATCCAACAAATGCAGATTCAAGCAGCAGATATCAGCAAAGCTGCTGAAAGGCAAAGGGCACTAGCAAACACCGTAGAAAAAATTCGTCAGTCTCTTGATATTGAAGCCATCTTTAAAACCACAACTCAAGAAGTTCGTCGGTTATTAGAAGTGGAACGAGTCGCAATTTACCGCTTCTATCCTGATTGGAGTGGCGAGTTTGTCGCTGATTCTATTGTTGATGGCTGGACACCAATGGTTAAGCCGCAGCCTGTGACAGAAGGCGTTCTTGTGCAAGGAAAGCAAGCGGGTAAGTATGCACGCAATGAAGTTTTTGTCCCAATTTCTCAGGGTGAGAAGCTGTGGGGATTGCTAGTAGCTTATCAAAACTCCCAGCCCCGTTATTGGCAAGATGAGGAAATCAACTTATTGGCACAAGTTGGCGCTCAATTGGGGGTAGCATTACAGCAAGCTGAGTCTTTGAAACAAATGCAGGTGCAAGCCCAAAAACTGGCTAAAGCTGCCGAACGAGAACGGAAAGCAGCCGAAAGGGAGAAGGCCCTAGCTGCGACAGTGGAGAAAATTCGCCAGTCTCTTGATATTGATACCATCTTTGCCACCAGTGCAGAAGAAGTCCGACGGCTATTGGAAGTTGATCGAGTGACAATCTATCAATTCAAGACTGATTGGAGTGGCGAATTTGTTGCTGAGTCTTTAGCCCAAGGTTGGACACCAGTAAAGGAAATTTTACCTGTAGTTGCAGATGATTACTTGCAACAAACCCAAGGTGGAAATTTTGCTAATGGTGAAAGTATTGCTATTAAAGATATTTACAGCGCCAACTATTCTATCTGTCATATTACTCTGCTTGAGCTAATGGAGGCTAGGGCATATATAATTGTGCCGATTTTTCAGGGCGACAAACTTTGGGGATTACTAGCAGCTTATCAAAATCTCAAACCGCGTGATTGGCAAAAAGATGAGGTAGATTTGCTGATGCAAATTGGTACTCAATTAGGGGTAGGACTTCAGCAAGCGGAATTACTTGAACAAACTCAACGTCAAAAAGAAGAACTTACCCAGACTCTTAAAGAATTACAAAACACTCAGAGCCAATTGATTCAAAGTGAAAAAATGGCAGGTTTAGGGCAGTTAGTTGCTGGTATAGCACATGAAATTAACAACCCGATTAGTTTCATTTACGGCAATATCATCTATGTTACAGAACATGCCGAAAATTTATTTAAATTACTCCGTCTTTATCAGAAACAGTATCCTAAGGGAACAGGAGAAATTCAAAAGCAAGCAGCAGCAATGGATTTAGATTTTATTAGTGATGACTTGCCCAAAATTTTGACTTCCATGAAGATGGGGGCAGAGCGAATCTCTCAACTCGTCTTGTCGTTACGAATTTTTTCTCGACTTGACGAAACAGGAATAAAACCCGTTAACCTTCATGAAGGTATCGACAGTACTTTGCTAATTTTACAACATCGACTGCAACCACAGACTAATTCTTTTGCTATTGAGGTAATTAAGGAATATGGTGAATTGCCCCCAGTAGTCTGCTATGCAGCGCAGATGAATCAGGTGTTTATGAATATTCTCAACAATGCGATCGATGCACTAGAAAACTCAGCAACTTGTGGAAAAAAAATTGACAATCCTAAAATTTGGATTCGTACAGAAATAATCGAAGGGAATAGTATTCTGATTTGGATTGCCGACAATGGTTGTGGGATTCCAGAGATGATGCGATCGCGAATTTTTGAACCTTTCTTTACCACCAAACAACCTGGACAAGGGATCGGTTTGGGGTTATCTATTAGCTACCAAATTATTGTAGAAAAACACGGTGGTAATATCAAATGTGTTTCTGAACCTGGTAATGGCTGTGAGTTCTGGATAGAAATTCCGATAAAAGGGATAGTTGGTTAA
- the petN gene encoding cytochrome b6-f complex subunit PetN has protein sequence MEILTLGWVSLLVVFTWSIAMVVWGRNGL, from the coding sequence ATGGAGATTTTGACACTAGGTTGGGTATCGCTGTTAGTTGTGTTCACTTGGTCAATTGCAATGGTAGTTTGGGGACGTAACGGACTGTAG
- a CDS encoding ATP-binding protein yields MPTFFNYSFQSNGFIPHGHCYLWQSGLVWLHIISDATIALAYYSIPFLLIYFIYKRKDVPFNGVFLLFGAFIIACGTGHLMDIWTLWYPDYWIAGGLKALTAIISIYTAFALFYLMPQALTLPSPAQLEAINQVLSTEIVERKRIEKELRQAEEVAQNSSQAKSEFLANMSHELRTPLNGILGYTQILQRTESLSEKGRKGLSVIYQCGSHLLTLINDVLDLSKIEARKLELYPVDFYLPAFIDSVTEICRIRAEQKVIAFHIEIDPDLPTGIHADEKRLRQVLINLLSNAMKFTHQGSVTFKTQVINQESNTNGKTNYKIRFEVVDTGTGITPEQAEKIFQPFEQAGSQKRQSEGTGLGLAISQKIVLLMGGQIQVQSQFGKGSTFWFEANLSESKDWAKVSRVVEQGTIIGYQGQRRTILIADDKWENRSVIVNLLEPVGFTVVEASNGQEAWVQSLAHKPDMIITDLVMPILDGFELISRLRQSGPFKEIPVIASSASVFAVDQHKSIDVGADAFLPKPVEAENLLEMLRQFLQLEWIFDAKVDAIKKISKDGSNQQNEMIHPSKDVLQELLELSQDGDIQNILELAEKLSASDEKLNMFSQQLMQLASNFQLKRLETFIEKYIN; encoded by the coding sequence ATGCCGACATTTTTCAACTATTCTTTCCAATCTAACGGTTTTATTCCCCACGGACATTGTTATCTCTGGCAAAGTGGGTTAGTTTGGCTCCACATTATTTCTGATGCCACGATCGCTCTGGCTTATTATTCTATTCCTTTCCTACTGATTTACTTCATTTACAAGCGCAAAGACGTTCCTTTTAATGGAGTTTTTTTGTTATTTGGTGCTTTTATCATTGCCTGCGGTACTGGACACTTAATGGATATTTGGACGCTTTGGTATCCAGACTATTGGATTGCAGGTGGTTTAAAAGCTTTAACTGCCATTATTTCAATATACACGGCATTTGCGTTATTTTACCTCATGCCTCAAGCTCTGACACTACCCAGCCCAGCCCAGTTAGAGGCTATTAATCAAGTCCTTTCAACAGAAATTGTCGAGCGCAAGCGTATTGAGAAAGAACTACGTCAAGCAGAAGAAGTTGCTCAAAACTCCAGCCAAGCTAAGAGTGAATTTCTGGCCAACATGAGTCATGAACTACGCACACCTCTTAACGGCATCTTGGGCTATACACAAATTCTCCAACGCACAGAATCTTTAAGTGAAAAAGGACGCAAAGGACTCAGCGTTATTTATCAATGTGGTTCTCATCTTTTAACCTTAATTAATGATGTCCTGGATCTCTCCAAGATCGAAGCCCGAAAGTTGGAATTGTATCCTGTTGATTTCTATTTGCCTGCTTTTATAGATAGCGTGACTGAAATTTGCCGCATCAGGGCAGAACAAAAAGTCATCGCATTTCACATTGAAATCGATCCTGATTTACCAACGGGTATTCATGCTGATGAAAAACGCTTGCGGCAAGTATTGATTAACTTGCTTAGTAATGCCATGAAGTTTACTCATCAAGGCAGTGTCACTTTCAAAACTCAGGTTATTAATCAAGAATCAAATACTAATGGAAAAACTAACTACAAAATTCGCTTTGAGGTAGTAGATACTGGCACTGGCATAACCCCTGAACAAGCCGAAAAAATCTTCCAGCCCTTTGAGCAAGCGGGAAGTCAGAAACGACAATCTGAAGGTACAGGCTTAGGATTAGCAATCAGTCAAAAAATTGTTTTGTTGATGGGTGGTCAAATTCAAGTGCAAAGTCAATTTGGCAAAGGTAGCACTTTTTGGTTTGAGGCAAACTTGTCAGAATCTAAAGACTGGGCAAAGGTTTCTAGAGTAGTTGAGCAGGGAACTATTATTGGTTATCAAGGGCAAAGGCGCACCATTTTGATTGCGGATGATAAATGGGAAAACCGATCGGTAATTGTAAATTTACTAGAGCCGGTTGGGTTTACTGTTGTAGAAGCTAGTAATGGTCAGGAGGCATGGGTACAGTCTCTAGCCCACAAACCGGATATGATTATCACTGACTTAGTGATGCCGATATTGGATGGATTTGAGTTAATTAGTCGTTTGCGTCAGTCCGGGCCATTTAAAGAGATTCCTGTCATCGCGTCCTCAGCAAGTGTATTTGCAGTAGACCAGCACAAGAGTATTGATGTAGGTGCAGATGCCTTTTTACCAAAGCCTGTAGAAGCTGAAAATCTGCTGGAAATGCTACGACAGTTTTTGCAACTAGAATGGATTTTTGACGCTAAGGTAGATGCTATCAAAAAAATCTCTAAAGATGGTTCTAATCAACAAAATGAAATGATTCATCCTAGCAAAGATGTTTTGCAAGAGTTACTCGAACTATCACAAGACGGCGACATTCAAAATATTTTAGAACTGGCTGAAAAACTTTCTGCATCTGATGAGAAGCTAAACATGTTTTCCCAGCAGCTCATGCAGCTTGCTAGTAATTTCCAACTCAAACGTTTGGAAACTTTTATTGAAAAATACATCAATTAA
- a CDS encoding response regulator: MIKLLNNGFILIVDDNPTNLSVLCAALNSEGFRFRVAVDGETAIAQAERNQPELILLDVQMPGIDGFETCRRLKANPATQNIPIIFTTALADTESKTKGFSLGAVDYIPKPFAQEEVIARVRVHLQLKKLTESLEQQVSDRTKALQQAQVQLVQQEKLSTLGELIAGIGHEINNPINFISSNIPPLEEYIAGVTELLLLYEQEYPNPTAKITTAIENLDLNFVLEDMVKIVNSLQLGSERIQNLSNSLRNFSRSDSDIKIPADLHQGLDSTLMILQHRLKANGERPGIEVIKSYGVLPEVHCYLGQMNQVFMNILANAIDALDEAIMQGKMSNLIPEIKIATEIDSEQLVIIRIADNGIGIPERLKQRLFEPLFTTKTVGKGTGLGLSIAYEIVVEKHKGVLDVNSQPGKGTEFIIKIPIE; the protein is encoded by the coding sequence ATGATCAAACTTCTAAATAACGGATTTATTTTAATTGTGGATGATAATCCCACAAATTTATCTGTCCTGTGTGCAGCGCTCAATAGTGAGGGTTTTCGTTTCCGTGTTGCAGTGGATGGAGAAACTGCGATCGCTCAGGCTGAACGCAATCAGCCTGAGTTGATTTTGCTGGATGTACAAATGCCGGGTATTGATGGATTTGAAACTTGTCGTCGTCTCAAAGCCAATCCTGCCACCCAAAACATTCCGATTATTTTCACCACTGCCTTAGCGGATACGGAAAGCAAAACGAAGGGATTTTCTCTTGGCGCAGTAGATTATATCCCTAAACCGTTTGCACAAGAGGAAGTCATTGCTAGAGTGCGCGTACATTTGCAACTCAAAAAATTGACTGAATCTTTGGAACAACAAGTTAGCGATCGCACCAAGGCTTTGCAACAAGCTCAAGTCCAACTGGTACAGCAAGAAAAACTATCAACACTCGGAGAGTTAATCGCTGGTATTGGCCATGAAATCAACAACCCCATCAATTTTATTTCCAGCAATATTCCACCCTTGGAAGAATATATTGCAGGAGTAACCGAGTTGCTCCTACTGTATGAACAAGAGTATCCTAACCCAACAGCTAAAATTACCACTGCGATTGAGAACTTGGATTTGAACTTCGTTCTCGAAGATATGGTAAAAATTGTGAACTCGCTCCAGCTAGGAAGTGAACGAATTCAAAACCTTTCCAATTCACTCCGCAACTTCTCTCGCTCGGATAGTGATATAAAAATACCTGCTGATTTGCACCAAGGACTAGATAGTACACTAATGATTTTACAACACCGCCTCAAAGCTAACGGCGAGCGTCCCGGTATTGAAGTTATTAAAAGTTATGGAGTATTACCAGAGGTACACTGCTATTTAGGTCAAATGAATCAAGTATTTATGAACATTCTGGCAAATGCAATTGATGCCCTTGATGAAGCTATAATGCAAGGCAAAATGAGCAATCTAATTCCTGAGATTAAAATTGCAACAGAAATAGATTCTGAACAATTGGTTATAATTCGGATTGCTGACAATGGGATTGGTATTCCTGAACGGCTTAAACAACGGTTGTTTGAGCCGTTGTTTACCACAAAAACCGTTGGTAAAGGCACTGGACTTGGCTTGTCGATCGCTTATGAAATAGTTGTAGAAAAACACAAAGGTGTATTAGATGTAAATTCTCAACCAGGTAAGGGAACCGAATTTATCATCAAAATTCCCATAGAATAG
- a CDS encoding 3'-5' exonuclease: MQTQISHYYLIVDLEATCCDKKTIPRHEMEIIEIGAVMLNRATWEIDSEFQQFIQPVRHPQLTDFCTELTSIRQQDVDEAPKFIEAISRFKEWIYSFPNHIFCSWGNYDKKQFIQDCAFHNFPYPFTSEHINIKEEFSEYLGLSKKFGMAQALNELGIELKGTHHRGIDDAHNIASIYRQIKSIKIN; this comes from the coding sequence ATGCAAACTCAAATATCCCACTATTATTTGATAGTCGATCTGGAGGCTACGTGCTGTGACAAGAAGACTATTCCTCGTCACGAAATGGAAATCATTGAAATCGGTGCGGTGATGCTCAATCGAGCAACATGGGAAATTGATTCTGAGTTTCAGCAATTCATCCAACCTGTGAGACATCCACAACTGACAGATTTTTGTACCGAACTGACTAGTATTCGGCAGCAAGATGTTGATGAAGCACCAAAATTCATTGAGGCAATTTCTCGATTTAAAGAATGGATTTATTCATTTCCCAATCATATTTTTTGTTCTTGGGGTAATTATGACAAAAAGCAATTTATTCAAGATTGTGCGTTTCATAATTTCCCTTATCCTTTTACTTCAGAACACATAAATATCAAAGAGGAATTTTCAGAATATCTTGGCTTATCTAAAAAATTTGGTATGGCACAAGCTCTCAATGAGCTAGGGATAGAATTGAAAGGTACACATCATCGTGGCATTGATGATGCTCACAATATTGCATCTATCTACAGACAGATTAAAAGCATCAAAATAAACTGA
- a CDS encoding superoxide dismutase yields the protein MIRFLRKKIVFFFTTIVLAILLISHQPVLIAEAQSSTPTSMPARSFPPVAYPNRSLSAFPAQLPPLPYGYGALGKAIDAETMKLHHDAHHASYVKNLNDALKQYPDLQKRSVEALLVDLNSVPEDIRTKVRNNGGGHLNHTIFWQLMSPDSGGQPTGAIAQEINQTFGSFDAFKKQFNAAGAARFGSGWVWLVRNPQNQLQIVTTANQDNPIMDGFYPIMGNDLWEHAYYLKYRNRRAEYLNNWWNVVNWPQINRRSQLSSQQPR from the coding sequence ATGATAAGATTTTTGCGAAAAAAAATAGTTTTTTTCTTCACAACAATTGTGCTGGCAATTCTGCTAATTTCTCATCAACCAGTACTAATAGCTGAGGCACAATCTTCTACACCAACATCAATGCCTGCTAGGTCATTTCCCCCTGTAGCTTATCCTAATAGGTCACTAAGCGCTTTTCCTGCACAGCTACCACCATTGCCTTATGGTTATGGGGCATTAGGAAAAGCTATTGATGCTGAAACGATGAAATTGCATCATGATGCACACCACGCTAGCTACGTCAAGAACTTAAATGATGCATTAAAGCAGTACCCAGATTTGCAAAAAAGAAGTGTTGAAGCTTTATTAGTGGATTTGAATAGTGTACCTGAAGATATTCGGACAAAAGTACGTAATAACGGTGGTGGTCATCTCAACCACACGATTTTTTGGCAACTGATGAGTCCCGACAGTGGTGGACAACCAACGGGAGCGATCGCTCAAGAAATTAACCAAACTTTTGGCAGTTTTGATGCCTTTAAAAAACAGTTTAACGCAGCAGGTGCCGCTCGCTTTGGTAGTGGTTGGGTTTGGCTAGTACGCAATCCTCAAAATCAACTCCAGATTGTTACTACAGCAAATCAGGATAACCCAATTATGGATGGTTTCTATCCGATTATGGGTAACGATCTATGGGAACACGCTTATTACCTTAAATATCGCAACCGTCGGGCTGAGTATTTGAATAATTGGTGGAATGTTGTGAATTGGCCACAGATTAACAGGCGATCGCAACTTTCATCACAACAACCTCGTTAG
- a CDS encoding amino acid permease → MSRRKDYSLLQQTATTEVATPKPSLTLPDAVALIVGIVIGAGIFETPALVANQAGSNIAVLLFWLIGGVVSLVGALCYAELATVYPDVGGTYYYLKRAFGRGVAFLFAWARMTVIQTGSIALLAFVFGDYVSQIWRLGTFSSSIYAAIAIALLTALNIIGLQQGKWTQNLLSAAKVLGLLLVVILGLTAIPNSVPPVESASSGTWGLAMVFVLLSYGGWNEAAYISAEIQDGRRNIVRSLMWSIGIITAIYLLINLAYLRGLGLANMAQSEAVAADLMRSLWGAPGALFISVLIAIATLGATNATIFTGARTNYALGQDFSLFGFMGHWKQRPSSPTYALFLQAAIALALVFLGTLTRKGFQTMVDYTAPIFWFFFLLSGISLLVLRIREPHIARPFRVPFYPFTPLLFCAVCGYLLYSSLVYTGVGAIAGVLVVAAGIPLLFWNNYRQGRT, encoded by the coding sequence GTGAGTAGACGTAAAGACTACAGTTTGCTTCAGCAGACAGCAACAACTGAAGTAGCAACACCCAAGCCATCGTTGACATTACCAGATGCAGTGGCTCTGATTGTCGGTATTGTCATCGGGGCAGGGATTTTTGAAACCCCGGCTTTAGTGGCAAATCAAGCAGGTAGTAATATTGCTGTACTGCTTTTTTGGCTAATTGGCGGTGTGGTATCTCTGGTAGGAGCGCTGTGCTATGCAGAGTTGGCAACTGTCTATCCCGATGTTGGTGGTACTTACTATTATTTGAAACGTGCATTCGGGCGGGGAGTTGCCTTTTTATTTGCCTGGGCGCGGATGACAGTAATTCAAACTGGTTCCATTGCTCTGTTGGCATTTGTTTTTGGCGATTATGTCTCTCAGATATGGCGGCTAGGAACGTTTTCGTCTTCTATTTATGCAGCCATAGCGATCGCACTTTTAACTGCTTTGAACATTATCGGTTTGCAGCAGGGGAAGTGGACGCAAAACTTGCTAAGTGCAGCAAAAGTTCTGGGTTTGTTGCTGGTAGTGATTCTTGGGCTTACTGCCATTCCTAATTCTGTTCCCCCTGTAGAATCTGCATCATCAGGAACCTGGGGATTAGCGATGGTGTTTGTGTTGTTGTCTTATGGCGGTTGGAATGAAGCTGCTTACATCTCGGCAGAAATTCAAGATGGACGACGCAATATAGTGCGATCGCTAATGTGGAGTATTGGGATCATCACAGCCATTTATTTGCTAATCAATCTGGCTTACCTACGGGGACTAGGATTAGCAAATATGGCCCAGTCGGAAGCAGTAGCCGCAGATTTAATGCGCTCTCTTTGGGGCGCACCGGGAGCCTTATTCATTAGTGTATTGATTGCGATCGCTACTTTAGGAGCAACCAACGCCACAATCTTTACCGGAGCGCGTACCAACTACGCACTGGGACAGGATTTTTCGCTATTTGGTTTTATGGGACACTGGAAACAGCGTCCAAGTAGTCCCACCTATGCCTTATTCTTGCAAGCAGCGATCGCTTTAGCACTGGTTTTTTTAGGCACGCTCACCCGCAAAGGTTTTCAAACAATGGTGGATTATACCGCCCCAATATTTTGGTTCTTTTTCTTGCTTTCTGGCATATCTCTGCTGGTGTTGCGAATCCGTGAACCCCACATAGCACGACCATTCCGCGTGCCATTTTATCCTTTCACACCATTGCTCTTTTGTGCCGTCTGCGGTTACTTGCTTTATTCCAGCTTGGTTTATACAGGCGTGGGAGCAATTGCAGGTGTTTTAGTTGTCGCAGCAGGTATCCCCCTGTTGTTCTGGAATAACTATCGCCAAGGTAGGACGTGA